The Paramormyrops kingsleyae isolate MSU_618 chromosome 11, PKINGS_0.4, whole genome shotgun sequence genome includes a window with the following:
- the LOC111840952 gene encoding troponin T, fast skeletal muscle isoforms-like, with translation SPLTYLSDPPTLRSLGACRIAVAEEVVEVEVAPEVAPEPEPEPEVAPEPEPEPVQEVAPEPEPEPQPVEEVQEETYEEEEEKPKFKPSAPRIPEGDKVDFDDIQKKRQNKDLIELQALIDAHFEHRKKEEEEIIALKERIEKRRAERSEQQRIRAEKDKERQARREEERLKREEADAKKRADEDAKKKSALANMGSQYSSYLQKADSKRGGKKQTEREKKKKILADRRKALNVDHLNEDKLREKAKELWDWMHSLESEKFDHLEKLKKQKYEVTTLRNRIDELQKHSKKGAAARRRK, from the exons TCACCGCTTACCTACCTCTCTGACCCCCCCACTCTCCGTTCACTCGGTGCATGCCGCATAGCCGTAGCCGAAGAGGTTGTAGAAGTAGAAGTAGCGCCAGAGGTGGCTCCAGAGCCAGAACCAGAGCCAGAGGTAGCTccagaaccagaaccagaaccagTGCAAGAGGTAGCCCCAGAACCAGAGCCAGAGCCTCAGCCAGTGGAAGAAGTGCAGGAAG AGACCTATGAAGAGGAAG AGGAGAAGCCAAAATTCAA ACCTTCAGCACCTAGAATTCCTGAAGGAGATAAAGTAGACTTTGAT GACATCCAAAAGAAGAGGCAGAACAAAGATCTTATTGAACTTCAGGCCCTGATCGATGCTCACTTTGAGCACAGaaaaaaggaggaggaggagatcaTTGCCCTCAAGGAAAGAATT GAGAAGCGTAGGGCGGAGAGGTCAGAGCAGCAGAGGATCCGGGCCGAGAAGGACAAGGAACGCCAGGCCAGACGTGAG GAGGAGAGGCTGAAGAGGGAGGAAGCAGACGCCAAGAAGAGAGCTGATGAGGACGCTAAGAAAAAATCTGCTCTGGCCAACATGGGCTCCCAGTACAGCAGCTACCTGCAGAAG GCTGACTCGAAAAGGGGTGGGAAAAAGCAGACtgagagagagaagaagaagaaaatccTGGCTGATAGACGCAAGGCTCTCAACGTCGACCATCTGAATGAAGACAAGCTGAG GGAGAAGGCGAAGGAGCTGTGGGACTGGATGCATTCCCTGGAGTCTGAGAAGTTCGATCATCTCGAGAAGCTGAAGAAGCAGAAGTATGAG GTCACCACTCTCAGAAACCGCATTGAtgagcttcagaagca CAGCAAGAAGGGAGCCGCAGCTCGTCGCAGGAAGTAG
- the LOC111840983 gene encoding myoblast determination protein 1 homolog — protein sequence MELSDIPFPIPSADDFYDDPCFNTSDMHFFEDLDPRLVHVGLLKPDDHSHNEDEHIRAPSGHHQAGRCLLWACKACKRKTTNADRRKAATMRERRRLSKVNDAFETLKRCTSTNPNQRLPKVEILRNAISYIESLQALLRGQEENYYPVLENYSGDSDASSPRSNCSDGMIDVNGPTCSSRRNSSCDSVYFNENPHDSRHNTRSIISSLDCLSSIVQRISTEAPPCPTIQEGSEGSPCSPQAGSIHETGTPILSPTNCPQPAHDPVYQVL from the exons ATGGAGTTGTCGGATATTCCTTTTCCAATTCCATCCGCAGATGACTTTTATGATGATCCCTGCTTCAACACATCAGACATGCACTTCTTCGAGGACCTGGATCCCAGGCTGGTACACGTGGGGCTGCTGAAACCGGATGATCACAGTCACAACGAAGACGAGCACATTCGAGCGCCGAGCGGACACCATCAGGCGGGCAGGTGTCTCCTCTGGGCGTGTAAGGCTTGCAAAAGGAAGACCACCAACGCCGACCGCAGGAAAGCTGCCACCATGCGGGAGAGAAGGCGGCTCAGCAAAGTAAACGACGCCTTCGAGACCCTGAAAAGGTGCACGTCCACGAACCCCAACCAGAGGCTACCAAAGGTGGAGATTCTCAGAAACGCCATCAGCTACATCGAGTCCCTGCAGGCCCTACTCAGGGGACAGGAAGAGAACTATTATCCTGTCCTTGAAAACTACAGTGGCGACTCTGATGCATCCAGTCCTCGATCAAACTGTTCAGATGGAATG ATCGACGTTAACGGCCCAACTTGCTCCTCAAGAAGAAATAGCAGCTGCGATAGTGTATACTTCAATGAAAATCCACATG ATTCCAGGCATAACACGAGGTCAATCATTTCCAGCTTGGATTGTCTGTCGAGTATCGTTCAGCGGATTTCAACAGAGGCACCCCCATGTCCCACAATCCAGGAGGGTTCCGAAGGGAGTCCCTGCTCCCCTCAAGCAGGATCGATACACGAAACGGGAACGCCCATCCTGTCTCCGACCAACTGTCCCCAGCCGGCACATGACCCCGTCTACCAGGTGTTATGA